The Arachis ipaensis cultivar K30076 chromosome B10, Araip1.1, whole genome shotgun sequence DNA window CAAGTGTAGGTCACTTTAGGAACAACCAGTGCAGTTTTCACTGCAACTTATTCAACATGTAACTTACCATTGCCTATTACCTTAATTATGAGTCCATTAACACCAATTTTAGGTGTAGACACAAGCCTCAAATCATCTAAAGCATAGACATCTTGTGGTTCATTACTTTATTCAAGCACATAGGAGTCTCCCTCACCCTGAGTGTTGAAAACTGGATTAGTACTAATATCTGGTTCATTATTGAATGGTGATTGTGGTGCTACATCTACAGCAACTTCAGCACtatcattattatcattatcTATATGATCACACCTCTACTTGAATATGCTTTTTCTGTAGAAGTTGACCACATCTATCATCATTGGTCGATTGCGTTGATCTCTCTATGTGCATCTCAATTCCAATGAAAGCAATGCAGTTACTTGGCTTTCCAACACTGCTGAATTGGGAAATGAAGCTGCAAGGTATGAAACAACAATCTTGTCAATTTTGTTTGTTTTATCATCCGAGACAGATCTAACCCAACTCACTATATGTTTATTTTCATAAACTAATGCTCTTTTTCCGGTTATTAGCTCAAGCAACACTACTCCATAGCTATATACGTCAAAAGTTCTGCTTGGCACTGTTGCATATGCACACTCTGTAAGAATGGATGATGCAACGATGTTAGGAAGATATTATTTTACATTAACTATTCTTTCAAGCTGTAACAAACAAAAAGTATCCCTACATTATAGCAAGCATTAGGCAGTGTTGGCAGCATGGCATACAAATTGATAGTAGGTGTAGAAAAAGGTTTAGTTACCTAGTGCCATATAGCCAGTAGTACCAGCTATACGTGCTGAAAGCTTTTGCCAAGGGAAATCAGAATGAGTATAAGAATCCTCAGCTAGGTTCCTGATGTTGGCAGTACCAAAATCTGAAATATGAAGCTCCATCTCAACATCAAAGAGAATATTATGTGGTTTGATGTCTCAGTGCACTATCGGCGGATCATAATCATAATGCATGTATTTTAGTCCCTGTGCAATTTCATCAGCTATCTTAAGCCGAACATCCCAGATTAAGGGTGGTGATAGAATGTTCCTATGCAAAATATCATGAAGGCTTCCATCATCACCATTGCACTTATATTGATTCCTAAATGATAAGTTGATTTGTAGACACATGGCTTCAAGTAACTAGTTTTGGTGCGATTTGAGCTATGAGAAGCTGAAAAACTGACACAGAGATAGGGATTGCCCAGGAATGAAGAGGGCGAGGAATTTAATAAATTCATCAGAGTTTCTGGTACATGACCATGCAAGAAATTGTATGAAACATTCAAGTTGTCTAACGAAAGTTCACCAAGAACATCCATACTTCCTGTCAAATTGTTTGAGGATAAATCCAGACTAGACAGTACTTTTAGCTTCCCAATTTCAAATAGAATTTCATCTGTCAATCCATTAGCACTCAGATTCAATCCATAGATCAGATTCTTCAACTTTCATAATGAGAGAGGAATTTTTCCACCAAATAAATTTCCACCAAGCTGTACCTCGTGAAGCTTGTTAAATTCTAAAAGAAAAGTTGGAAAACCCCCTGTAAAATGATTCTCTCTTAAAATCAATGTTGTTAAACCCGTCTAACTCCGCAAACTTGATAGGAATGATCCTTTGAGGGAATTGAATCCAACATCAAAACTATCCATTTTAGTATAATTTGACAACTGATTTTGCAAAGCACTTTCCAGGCTGTTATATGCAAGATTCAAAACCTTAAGATTCAGAAGCCAGTAGATAAAAATAGTAGATAAAATATTCATAATTTAATAACAATACATAAAAcattaataatttaatcaaactATCAATGCATCTTGGTTGGTTGAGTTGAGCTGCATTTGTAGGAAGATTGAAccgatttttttatatatataaatcttcttacaataataaatttaaaattagatttaaaattcaaattcaaaaattaaattgaatttaatcttgatttgaATTAATCTTTTCTATTGCacagataagataagaatttttaaaatattcaaaattaaGTGATAAAAAGATAACAAAAAACTGAATCTTTTAGGCCTCTATATATATTTGTAACCATTGATTAATAAACCTGGGTATAACTCTTAAGTACAAGGTTTCTTTTCCCTTCAACAAATTTTATTCAAGTGTTGACGAAAGGTTGATATTCTTGTGAATACATATAGTATCTTTGTCCAAGAGGAAACTTTGCTGAATGATCTGGtatttctatctatttatttattctatttgaaTAAAGTTTAATCGGTTTCCATTTTTTTCCGTATACGTAATACATTGACACCTTGTATTTCTTCACAAAAAAAGGTATGTTTGGGATTCACATTGAGAAAGAGAGAAGTCTGTTTGAGTGTCTTGAACGTTTCATCTCTATGTTTAGCAATCTTTTGAATTCTGAACCCCGAAGTGCTTTTACCTCTGAAAATACGTTCACGCCAAGCTAAAAATTCTAGCTTTTGCGTTCACGTTGGGGAAGGCTGATTACCATTAAAAAATTAGGTGAGAAatttactataatccattttaatataaaaattgccaaacataaaacacgttaacacaaacttacttttcatcaaacttaagtttacaaaatcaattttatgcaaatttttgtttgcaaaatataatccaaacaCACTTTGATGTTCGATTTAAGTAGCGAATTCCAAACATAGGATGATTAAGTGAGTAATTACTTTTGGCATAGTAATGAATTATAAGTTGTATAACGTAGATATAAAACACCAACTTAGCATTCCTTACCCTGATTTTGAATCGGTCCATTTAAACCTTATTCCTTGACAAAAAATAAAAGCCTTATTTTAAAAAGGCAGATTAGATATTTTTTCGTTAACCACAATTTATCTCCAGTTCGATAAATCAAAAGATTAATTCATCGTGTACCGAGCTCCATTTAAGGTAGATTAGATTTAAAAGtttaattcataaaaaaatatttgtgctAAATCCATTCGGCTGCTTTGGCAGGTGGGTTAATGGGCGCACATCAATTTTCTTAACATTGAATGAAGTTTGCTTATCTTCTACCTAAAGGTAGGAAGGATAACATTAAATGTAAGTATTTAATTAAACTGATACAAGCTATGAATTGTTTCCAAGCTATGAATTGTTTCCAAGCTATGATGGTATGAGGCCAATAAATTTGTTCATTGACAAATTTTTTCGATAAGATTAGTGCACTTCTCCAAACTTGATGGTATAGTTCCACTAATTCTGTTCTTGCTCACGTCCATAATCTTGAGGTTCAGATTACTCGCGAACTCTGAAAGAGAGCCGGTTAAATGATTCTCACTGAGAATTAACATGCTTAGAGTTTCACATCTTCCTACCTCAGAAGGTATGCTACCTTAAAGTTTATTGAATCCCATATTCAGAACACGTAATTATTTTCTAAGGCAGAGATTGGGTGGGATATTACCAGTGAAATAATTCATTGTAAGGTCAAGCTTCACTAGGCTGCTATTAATTCCCAAGCTTTGAGGtataaatccagataattaattGTCAAACAGTGAGATATTTTTCAGTTGCTTGAGATTAACCATCACCAATGGTAGTTCACCTTCGAGCTTGTTCTCATTCGAAACCAAATCCTCTAATTTCATGCAATTACCAATGGATGAAGGAATAATACCTGTCAACCTATTACTATGTAGATCCAACCTCAATAGCTCAGTCAAGTTGTCTATGCTGGTTAGGATAGGACCATTGAGATGGTTAGAGTGAAGGTTCACTTCTTGCAGTTGAGGAATTTGAAACAAGGAATCTGGAATCTCACCACTCAAAAAATTGAATGACAAGCTCATATACTGCAGATTTTGCAACTTCTTGAAGCTATATGGTATCTGTCCGCTAAAGTTATTATTAGAAAGGTCTAAGAGCTGAAGCAAACTACAGTTAATTAGCTCTGAAGGTACCGTTCCTAAGAAACCATTATTGGCCAATACAAGAGTCTGCAAGTGATGCAATTGTCTTATCTCAGGTCCAAATTGACCGAGAATCCCATGGTCAGTAAGGTTAAAGGAGAGCACATTGTGCTCATGGTTACAATGGACTCCAACCCATGAGCATGGAATGGAATCAGATGGATTCCAGGTGGAGTTGATAATGGGAGGAACAAAGGTCCAGTGTGACAACAATGACAGCAGAGTTATCCCATCAGAGACAAGAGCAGAACCAGAAAGTAATAATAAGGCAAAAAAGCAAAGAATCAACAAGAGGAGTGTGATGACACTCATAGAGACAAGTTAACAAGCTCAACACAACTAGCTAACTTACAAGAAGAACATAATAAGCTGCATTGTTCTTGCTAGAAAGAAAAACTAAGCAATTAGTGAGAATGTTATCTCCCTAGAGTGGTGTAGTTTAAGATTGACTTGGATGAGTTAAAGCAATTAGTAAATTAGATGAAAATGTTATCTCATCTGACATCATCATGGTGGGGAATAGTGAGATACCATTGGTAGTAAGTTCCAACTGAATCAAGATTTTATGCAGTAAagttatatttaaaataataaaaaaaagaaatcatTCTATTCTAACTTAATATATATTTCCAAACCACATCTAATAAGTACATTGAATGTACTCATAAAAAATATGAGTTTTGCTTACAAATGTCCTAAGGGTTCtagttaaaattatttattttgaaaacatGTTATAGTTCTTATACAATAaatgctttaaaaaaaattaaaatttgtagtTTTCAGAGAAATTATTAACTAAATCCAAAATATAGTTACACTCTACTTGCTCAAGCTTAATCAAGAATGtagatataataattaaaaagatgACAGATTAATTATCATAGTAATTATATGTCAGATCTCAGCAAGaaaggatatttttattttatatttagctTTGCCAAGATAGTACCTGTAACTTGTGAGAGATTAAATTGGTAAATTAATCTAAAATCTGtaagaaaaaaatattagtatttaTATTTCATATTAAGACTAAATTTTAACATGCGTTAATAGAATTTTCTTCCCATGACTCGTCAACCATTTACTTCATTGTTACACACAATAACACAAGATGAAGAGTCCTTTATAGCTGCTATAAAGCAGGACATGAGCTGTGATTTTAAGAATTTCTACTGGTACATATACTGAATCTAACAAGAGAGAAAAAAACCAGTTGAAGGATTGAGTAATTATTGGTCCAGCCACAGTTGGAAGGAAGATCAAATAAGGTCAAGTAAAAGTTACTTTATGAACAAAAAGAGCAGTTACTACTACCTATTCAGTATATATCTTACCATTGCCTGTTAATTTAACTATGAATCCATCAACAACAGTTTTAGTTGTAGCCATCACATTCCAATCAACCAAAGAATCTTCAAATTGACTAAGATCTTGCCACCACCAGATAAAACCATTAGAATCTTGAGGTTCATTCTCCACATATAATGCAAATTTGTTATGTCTTAGCATTGCATCCTCTGATCCTCACTAGTTTTACCATGCAGATAGGAGTCACTCTAAGCGTCAGAAACTGGATTAGTACTGAAAAATGGAACACTGTATGGTTGTGGTGCCACATCAACAACATCTTCATTAACCATATCCACATCATCACAACTTAACCTGAATATGTTTTTCTGATAGAAGCTAGTAATGTCTTTCATGGTTGGTCTCTCACAAGGCTTCCTCTTGGTGCATCTTAATGCCAATAAAAGCACCTCAGTGACTTGCCTTGCTAATACTCTTGAATTGGGAAATGCATTTGCAATGTCTGGATCAACAATCTCGTCAATTTTGCCTATTTCTAACCAGATAAATCTAACCCAACTAACTAAACTGGTCACATTACTTTCCTCCTCAATATCCACTCTCTTTCTTGTTAGTAACTCAAGCAGAATTGCCCCATGGCTGTACACATCAGACTTTCAGCTCTGCACTATTACATATGCATTCTCTGTATCAGGGGACAACATAGCCATGTTATAGAGATACTATGCATGtatcattgataaaccactattttatgatatattttggactgaattgagtgggtttttgtcaactattctcacacttatacatgtaaattgcatatttttaagtttccttcccaattttgtggtatgattgaaaacatgtttcctaggccttaaaattgctaatttttaatcctcctttattaccattcgatgccgtgatgtgtttgttaagtgttttcaggtttacaggacataaatggcttaaaggatgaagatgaagcatgttaaagtggaaagagcacaagaaattgaagacttGGAAAGCGAGGAGCGCCATGCACGCATGGCCGACACGTGCGCGTGACCAGGAGCGTcgttcagtgacgcgtacgcgtggccaggTGCAAggttcagtgacgcgtacgcgtgatagagcgtcacgtgctgcacttaaCAGAACTCGCTAGAGGGGATTTAtgggctgatttggacccagATTCAAGACCGAAAACGTAGACTAGAGGCAGGGAAGGAGCTGAGACTGACTACACTTCACTTTCACTTTAGTTTTTTATTAGGTTTGAATTCTAGAGAAAGAAACACCTACTTTTCTCTAGGATTTTTAATattcttaatttttctttgaattggATCTAGAGAGAGCTGTTGCTACCTTCAATTGGAGTCATTGTTCTTACAGTTTTCTTCTCTATTACTTCTGttacttttgtttttccatttaattgctttgaattCACGTTTGGATcttgttatttttgaattttattaatgcattgaattatttttatgtttaattttagtACATGTTTGATTCTGGTTAATCATTGTTAGTgccaattttgatttaattaatttctcataattatcatgtcttttatttacatctattatgtgtttatgaaaatgacattcatgttaatggagtagatcttccaacttggcttgggggttgattaaTTAGGGTCCCTTGAGTTGTGATACTCAAGTATTGATCTGTAATTGGGAATTGCTGGCTAACTCAACTCTCACCAACTCTAGTCCTTCCCcatgaagtgactaggacttgtgggcTAGAGTTAGTGATACCCACTTGACTTTtgatgcacaaaattgtgatcatcaacaatggcgccaaagacttggagctctcaaacgtgaatcacactttgtcacaattccgcacaactaaccagcaagtgcactgggtcgtccaagtaataaaccttacgtgagtaagggttgatcccacggagattgtcggcttgaagcaagctatggtcatcttgtaaatctcagtcaggcggatttaaatggttatggagtttaaggtgatgaaaataaacataaaataaagatagagatacttatgtaattcattggtggatttcagataagcgtatgaagatgctttgttcctcttgaacctctgttttcctattgccttcttccaatcattcatactcctttccatggcaagctttatgttgggcatcaccgttgtcaatggctacatcccgtcctctcagtgaaaatggtcctgatgctctgtcacaacatcggctaatcagctgtcggttctcgatcatgtcggaataggatccattgatccttttgcgtctgtcacacgccccacaatcgcgagtttgaagctcgtcacagtcatcccttcccaaatcctactcggaataccacagacaaggtttagactttctggatctcaggaatggccaccaataattctagcctataccacgaaggttccaatcttagattagaaaccgaagagatacgcattcaagccattgctagtagaacagaggtggttgtcaggcacatgttcataggtgagaatgatgatgagtgtcacggataatcacattcatcaagttaaagaacgaatgaatatcttggagaagaaatacacttgagttgaatagaaaaacaatagtactttgtattaattcatgaagaacagtagagctccacaccttaatctatggtgtgtagaaactccaccgttgaaaatacaaaagtgataatggtgtaagcatggccaaatggccagcctccaaggtctagggactaaacgtccaaagatgtgtaaaaatacaatagtgaaaggtcctatttatagagaacgagtagcctagggtttacagaaatcagtaattaatgcagaaatcttcttacgggcccacttggtgtgtgcttgggctgagcattgaaacttccatgtgtagagacttttcttggagttaaacgccagcttttgtgccagtttgggcgtttaactccagcttttgtgccagttttggagttaaacgccagaattcttgagctgacttggaacaccggtttgggccatcaaatcttgggcaaagtatggactattatatattgctggaaagcccaggatgtctactttccaacacaattgagagcgcaccaattgggcttttgtagctccagaaaatccactttgagtgcaggaaggtcagaatccaacagcatctgcagtcctttttcagcctctgaatcagatttttgctcaggtcccttaatttcagccagaaaatacgtgaaatcatagaaaaacacacaaactcatagtaaatcctagaaaagtgatttttatttaaaaactaataaaaacataataaaaactaactaaaatgtactaaaaatatactaaaaataatgccaaaaagcgtataaattatccgctcatcacaacaccaaacttaaattgttgcttgtccccaagcaactgaaattaatataggataaaaaaaagagaatatacaatgaatcccaaaaacatctatgaagatcagtattaattagatgagcggggcttttagctttttgcttctgaacaattttggcatctcactttattccttgaagttcagaatgattggcatctataagaactcagaatccagatagtgttattgattctcctagttaagtatgttgattcttgaacacagctactttatgagtctttgccgtggcccaaagcactttgttttccagtattaccaccggatacataaatgccacaaacacataactgggtgaaccttttcagattgtgactcagctttgctagagtccccaattagaggtgtccagggttcttaagcacactcttcttttttgctttggacctcgactttaaccgctcagtctcaagttttcacttgacaccttcacgccacaagcacatggttagggacagcttggtttagccgcttagaccaggattttattcctgtgggccctcctatccactgatgctcaaagccttggattcttttttatcacccttgccttttggtttaaaggggtattggctttttctgcttgcttttctttttctttctttttttttctcttctttttttttcttttttttttgcaagcttttcactgctttttcttgcttcaagaatcaattttatgatttttcagatcatcagataacatttctccttttctatcattctttcaagagacaaCAATTTTAagattcataaacaatcaaattcaaaaatatgcactgttcaagcattcatttagaaagacAATAG harbors:
- the LOC110268450 gene encoding receptor-like protein kinase, which produces MELHISDFGTANIRNLAEDSYTHSDFPWQKLSARIAGTTGYMALECAYATVPSRTFDVYSYGVVLLELITGKRALVYENKHIVSWVRSVSDDKTNKIDKIVVSYLAASFPNSAVLESQRCDHIDNDNNDSAEVAVDVAPQSPFNNEPDISTNPVFNTQGEGDSYVLE